The Rattus norvegicus strain BN/NHsdMcwi chromosome 2, GRCr8, whole genome shotgun sequence nucleotide sequence acaTAGCTGGGATGGCAGACTTACCTGCAGAGTTCTAGGGTTTTGGTCAGGTAGATATGAGTAAGTAATTTCTTCTGGAACACAGCTtgcccctttaaaaaaaaaaagcactgttacatttatttatttatttatttatttatttatttatttatttatttatttatttagtggagGACAAGGGCACATAGCCTAGGTCAGAGTACAACCTATGTGAGTCAGATGTCTCTTTCCACCCCGTGgatccctgggattgaactcaggctatcATGCTGAGAGCCATGTGCCttaacctgctaagccatcttgctaggTCCTTTTCATAAAGGTAAGGTGCCCCTCCTTGGGTCATGTTTAATGTAACTGCTCCTATCCAATTCCTCACACTCATACTAGCTTTCATTTTCCCATGGTGTTTTTCCCTTGTTGTGATATAATTGCTCAGATATAACTGGTCATCTGCTATCTTTGCAGATGTGGATAGGTCATCTGCTAACCTTGCTGTGATATAACTGCTCATGTGGATAGGTCATCTGCTAACTTTGCTGTTATGTAACTGCTCATGTAGATAGACCATCTGCTAACCTTGCTGTGATATAACTGCTCATGTAGATAGGTCATCTGCTAACCTTGCTGTGATATAACTGCTCATGTGGATAGGTCATCTGCTAACTTTGCTGTTATGTAACTGCTCATGTAGATAGACCATCTGCTAACCTTGCTGTGATATAACTGCTCATGTAGATAGGTCATCTGCTAACCTTGCTGTGATATAACTGCTCATGTGGATAGGTCATCTGCTAACTTTGCTGTTATGTAACTGCTCATGTAGATAGACCATCTGCTAACCTTGCTGTGATATAACTGCTCATGTAGATAGGTCATCTGCTAACCTTGCTGTGATATAACTGCTCATGTGGATAGGTCATCTGCTAACTTTGCTGTTATGTAACTGCTCATGTAGATAGACCATCTGCTAACCTTGCTGTGATATAACTGCTCATGTAGATAGGTCATCTGCAAACCTTGCTGTGATATAACTGCTCATGTAGATAGGTCATCTGCTAACCTTGCTGTGATGTAACTGCTCATATGGATAGGTCATCTGCTAACCTTGCTGTGATATAACTGCTCATGTGCATAGGTCATCTGCTAACTTTGCTGTTATGTAACTGCTCATGTAGATAGACCATCTGCTAACCTTGCTGTGATATAACTGCTCATGTAGATAGGTCATCTGCTAACCTTGCCGTGATATAACTGTTCATGTAGATAGGTCATCTGCTAACCTTGCTGTGGTGTAACTGCTCATGTGGATAGGTCAATCCTTTCCCTGTTCGTGAAACTAGTTCTCCAGAAATGCATGTGCCTATCTAGGGTGTTTCCCCTCTCTTCTATGGGTCTGCCTGTCTAATCCTGCACCTATTCTTAACCCGCACTGTGTTTTCCACCACCTCTACTACAGTCACCCATCTCATCCGTTACATCACTACAATCACACTCTGGATGAGAGGAAGATGCATAAACAgcctaatattttaaatatgttagcaccaagcaacagaaaagtagTTAATTTAGCCTAGAATTTAATATGCCATCTACTACAACGAGCTATTTGATTTGGAAGCAACATTGCAGATTACTCTTACATGTCACTCTTTCCTGTTGTTATAAGAAAGCACCTGAGGCAGGTGCTTTTAAGGAAAGGGAGCTATCCACAACAAAGCTTCGTAGGCTGAAAGTCCAAACTCGAGCAGTCATATTTGTTCAGGCTCTGGTGAGGACTTCATCGTGGATAACATCACAATCATGagacaggaagccagagagaTTCAGTCACTGTTCTacagctgtgaagagacaccatgaccaaggcaactcttatagaaggaggcatttaattggaggctttcttacagtttcagagtgttagtccatgatcatcatagTGGGAAGAATGGCAGCACCATAGTTCTGGAGAAGTAGGTGAGAGCTTTATCCTGATCCTCaggcaaagaagagaaagaggtggggagaggaggggagagggaaagaaagagagtgagagagagatggagggaagaagagggagaaagagaaagggaaggaaagagggagggagggagggggaggaaggaagatgagaagaagaggaggaggaggaggaagaggaggaggaagagggagaaggagagggaggagggagaaagagcttttgaaacctcaaagcccatccccagtgataAACACTTCCTcaaacatggccacacctactccacacctcctaatctttctaattcttctaatccttctaatcctttcaaacactGTCACTCCCAGGTGGTCACATAAATgaggaccattttcattcaaaccatcacacctgcTCTTGTAGAAATTAACTTCTGTTCTGGAAGGAGTAGATTAACCCCTTCAGAAAGGTCACTGCAATACTCTAGTGAATCCCCATCATGTCATGTCAGCTCAGTACCTCCCTTTGTGTTATTGAAGAAGAATGAGGATTTTGCAGACCACAGCATGGAGGTTCAGAGAAGTAGCATAGGAGATGTGTTTGGGGTTTTACTCTGATATAACTGTCGAAGTGAAACCAGTAAGGGGATGCCAACTTTATGGCTCCCTATGTCTTCAGTGTAGTATTTGGAGATTCATATCATCAACCTAGGAAGAGAGTCTCCCAGTTAGGAAGCCAGAACctaacaataatgataataataataatcatcgtcgtcgtcgtcatcgtcgtcatcatcgtcgtcgtcgtcgtcatcatcatcatcatcatcatcatcatcatcatcatcatcatcatcatccaggactttatagaaaaagaaaagcccgggctggagagatggctcagccgttaaaggctaggctcacaaccaaatatataagaaaaagaaaagccctaTTTTCATCTGGAAATGTCTTATTGTCTTCTTTATTTGACTGACTTGGAAAAAGTCCAGAAAAATGTGAGGACACTGGATAAAAATGACAACCTCTGCCCCCTGTAAGGCAAGCAAGAAGCTAAAGCAAGAATGCGACCTGCTCAAGTGGATCTCAGTTCCTCCATATCTGCCTTACTCATCCTCAGTAACACCTAAGTAAATAAAGGCTGCACTGCACCAGCCACAGGCCAGGGCCTCATCACTCAAGAGCAGTCAAGACTTGTAGATCCCATCACCTGAACTTCCGGGGTTTGCCTGAATCTTTCCATCCTCTCCCTCTGACACATATCCCATCAGACAGCCTGAAGGCTCCTGGGAGACAAGAGACAAGTCTAGTACTGCCCTCCCTTCAAACTGAAAATCACTTTCCATTCTCCTGAGGCCACCATCCACACTGCCCAATATGACTTACATGGACTTTCACAGCCACTTTCACGGATTCAGGCTTCAAATTCCTACTGTCCAATCTACTAGCTTTAAAGTGTCAAGAAACCTTTTGCCGGTTCAGGGAATGAAATCcaaggcaagtgctgtaccactgaggtATGCCCACAGCCACTTTACCAAGCTTCTGAACCATCACTCTTTAGTTACAtggagacagcaagaccatgccTGTGGGGTCAGGGGTTGAATGAGTCAAGGCCTATAAACACCAGGGCACTGTAGCACCTGGCACACTGCAAGTATTCTGTGACAACtaaggtttttattttggttCCTTCCGTTCACTGGGCTTTTCCAGTCACCAGgccttcccatcccctttccctcaagCTGGAGCACTGTCCCTGATCAGGCCAGGGAAATCTCTGGACTGGtccacagcagcagcaacaccagGAGCCCTGTTAAAAAGAGAAATTCTCCTGCCCCAGCCAACATCCCCTATACCAGAACAGCTCAGGGAGGCGCCAGAAATGGGAGCTGTTGGAGCCTTTCTGGTAGAGCCAAGCTCCAAGCATATGCATTGACCCTCATTGTCCTTGGACGTTCGTCTGTCCTCATCCCCTGGTAGGCAGTAAGGTCCCCATTTGCAGAGATGTGAGCATCTAATTGCTCGTTTAATCTACAGTGGTAACAGCTTGTGGGTGAGGAAGTAAAACCACATTCTGTAGCCTGGATGATTTAGCTGTGTGCTTCTTCGTTGTGTGCTTGAGTAAATTTACACTCGATGCGAGGAGAGCGGTGCCCTCTGAAGCTAGAAGGCAAAGTTAAGTTGTGAGTGATCTCCCAAGAGACCCTACAGGTCCCGGAGCACCACCCGGAGGACCACAAAGTTCTGGGTACTCTTCATTGTGGAATTCCTCAGCTTTGTTATCTTTTGAAAGTGCTGACAGAAGGAACAGTGGGCCCAGAAAACAAGATATGAGGTCCAAGGGAGGTCCAAGCTCATCATGTGGGCCGCCAACCAGACTCTGTCCTTCTAATGCACCCCTCTGCCAGAGAGCTAAAAAGGAAACCCCTTTCTGCCTCCGGCTTCTTCCCTCTCTcaaccccttctcccagcttcctccagtcttctgcccttctcttcctcctcttctctcctcttcccctccgcacttcccctctttcttctgttccctcctcctctccctcccctttcagcattcatctctcctcctctcttccctcctcctcccctactcTTCTAACTTCCTGTCCgtgtcctcttcttcctctttcctctcctccttcctcttcctcttttccctcctccgcCCTCTTCCTTTCTCATACCTTCTGGTCCCCCTCCTCCTTTGCCTTCTCCTCTCCacatccttctccctctctctttacgCGTCCTTTACTCTCCTTCTTCCCCACCCTCGCCCCTTGCCCGCTCTAATCCATTGGTTCTGAACTCCTCACACCTCCTACCTGTTCCGGACCCTCCTCCAGCCCAGTCACCTCTGGTTCCAACTGGAAGTACGGGGTGGGGCAGGACCCAGGACACTCCGTCATCTAGGAGGACCTGCAGAGCGCTCCCATGCTGTGCGTCCTGAGACTGAGGGGGTCTCTCACTACGCTTGGGAAGTGCACGGTACATGGGTTCCGGAGGAGGCACCGCATTGCACCTCCATGGCCCGGCCGGCCGCCCAGCCGCCGCCAGCTCGGCTCCCACACGTACTCTGCCACACTCTCCCCGTGGGGATCCGTCCGACCCATGATCATGTTGGTGCGTGCGCAGGGTGGTGGCTGTGCTAGAGGCACCCCCGCAGCAGGAGCAGGTACCTGCCAGGCGCGGGCCAGGAACCCCGCTAGGGTTCTGAGGATGTGGCCTGGAAGGCGCGTGACAAGGTCTGGTCTCCAAAGCTCCGCCCACAGGGGTATAAGCCAGCCCAGAATGGAGGCAGGGTCTCGGGACCTTCTGGAAAACGTTCccattctttttcctccttctccccggCTTTCTTCCTGCTCTCCATCCTCTCTCCCGAGCTGTTCCCGATCCGTTCCCACTACCTCCCACGAGCTCAGGGTAAAGACTCTGATACTGAAAGAGAGGAGTGGCATTGTACTCCACCTTCTCCTTCGGCCTTGAGGAAATCAAGCTAAGGGTGTTTCTGAACGTTTCCTTAAGGGGTACATTGCGAGGCTCTGCCCCAAGGTTCTGATTCAAACCTATGTGATGGGGCCTGGTTATGAGTTAGCTTGTCTACCTCCTGGGAGTTGATGATGCTTGAAGTTCCGCCAGACTAGTTCTTGCCTCCTATTGGTGGAAATTTAAAATTCAGTgtaatttttatgtttgctcATGGAATAGTTCTTCTGCTCTAGCCCCTATGTGTACTGCCTAGATATTGAAATTAGAGTCTGGCTTTTCTTCTGGAGCCTGAATCCTTAAAATATGGACAAACGTATCCCATTGAGAGTGGAAGACTAACTGCAGAGGACTACCTCtgatgaagagaagagaggaggcacTGGGGGCGTGGCAAGGAGGCACTGGGGGCGTGGCAGGAGGTACTGGGGGCGTGGCAGGAGGTACTGGGGGCGTGGCAGGAGGGTGTTCCTTTGAGGTGGTCTTAGAGAACTAAGTGCTGCTTTCAATTAGACTTCACAGAGCTGGGGACATAAAGACTGGAGCAGCTACTGACAAGGCTATATATGATAACACCTCGCCACTCTAAACCTCACCCCATTTTCTTTCCCTACATCACCTTTAGTATGTCTCCTTGTGCATCTGCTTGTCTGAGAATCTCCAACAGCATCAAAGGTTCAGGAGAGCTGGTTCCTGATCAtatctgctggctgctggcttctTAGTATCCAGAACTGAGTCTAACAAATGGCAAGTCCTCAGTGTACACTTGTTAAGTGAATAAGTTACTGACTGAATGAACAATAGTATCAAACGGCATGGTCTGGGACCTCagctctcagcactccttcctaGCCAAACACCAACCACAGGTCCTGTAGTCTAGTAAGCCA carries:
- the LOC134485791 gene encoding uncharacterized protein LOC134485791, which produces MDLPFDTVDKPQDSPPFAVRDLPHHIGLNQNLGAEPRNVPLKETFRNTLSLISSRPKEKVEYNATPLFQYQSLYPELVGGSGNGSGTARERGWRAGRKPGRRRKKNGNVFQKVPRPCLHSGLAYTPVGGALETRPCHAPSRPHPQNPSGVPGPRLAGTCSCCGGASSTATTLRTHQHDHGSDGSPRGECGRVRVGAELAAAGRPAGPWRCNAVPPPEPMYRALPKRSERPPQSQDAQHGSALQVLLDDGVSWVLPHPVLPVGTRGDWAGGGSGTGASCVPEEITYSYLPDQNPRTLQVSLPSQLCRRLRQEDHKFRCPWDSQGVNTGFDQLSETLHQMGKYKEDLGVQFRSRALAGLALWAQVLLKKQTNKAEPKANAV